The nucleotide sequence AGGCCATCCTGGAAACATAACTCGACCCGAGATGCAAACGATGACTGAATCTCAAGAAATTCAGGGAGCAGTGGATGAATTCTACTCTTCCGTTCTCTTGCCCAAGGTCTCCAAATTCCTAGATCCATCAAAATCGCCATGGCAGGAGTGGGTGGATAACTTGGAAACATACACAAGCATTTCGGATGAAGAACTGGACGAAGTTAGGAAAGCATGGAATGTGTGGAAAGAAGGTTTCTCAAAAGCATGGAATGTTGATTAAATGATGAATTATGTATCATTTCCCCCCTTTTTTAGTAACCAAAATTTTGACCCTTTGTACCTGATCCAGTTTTGCATTAATTTGCTGTAACATCATCATGTATACTCATGTCTACTTGAGCTATTCATTGATTACTTGGTTTCAACGCTGTGGTTACGAGAAAAATACATCAATACATGAATCTTGATGAGTCCATTCGGCTTAAATTGCTTCATTAGTATCAAATGTGCTATTCTGTTCATCATAAATTTGCATCGTTATATGAAATATATTCGGACGATAAATGTTTTTTCGCTTTCGAGCATAATATTATTTCTAGTTATATGAAGGATTGAAGCTCTGATGCAGACAATGTTCTCATTCATTGAAGATCTTTAGAGCCCATTCCAAAATGTTACACGAGAATGATGTCTTCATCAGGCTGCTTCACTGCTTCCATGGAAACTCTCGACGGCATGTAGTACTGCTGCTTTCACCACTTGAGCATCCACGCTTTCACCCTGATTCATACACATCGTATCCAAAACGAAAAGGTAAATGTTTTGTGACGTAAAGCATCTATTTACTTGCCATTCATGCCATGCACAaatgcatataaatatatatatgtggatATGTGTTGCAAAGTTGAGGATTAAGTTGAATCAAATCTCAATCCAGAATGTTGCACTTAGGGATTCAACTCCACGTAGTAGCATTCATCTTACTACAATGGTATGAAATCCAGCAAATCATTTGGTATTAGCAACTTGAAAGCTACAGATGTTTGAGAGCTTATCTTACTTCTCTTCcaaacaattcaagaagaaaggcaTTGGTGCAAGATGCCTTGGCTTCCACCACACTGAGCCCCAAGCTCTCGATGGCCTCCAGAACAGCCACAAGCAACCCCGGACAACTCTTCTCGGAGAACACATTGATCAGGAATCCCTTCTTTAGTGTCTCAACAGTCACCTGTAGAAGTATTTGTGGAGGTATGTATGAGGCTGAGGGCAAACTAAACGAGATGACTGCAAACCATGCTTACAGAAGGCAAAGGGTTGTCGTGAACAATGCTATGTGCAGATTCAATCTCTTGATTCAGTCTTTGGATCTTCTGCTTCAACTCTTTGATGTACTTGGAGGCATCTAATATGATCGAGGATTTCCTCAGCTGCCAAACACAGAGAATATTGTCTTCTTCATATCACCGTTGAAGATAACCAGTTTGTCATTGCATGCACACAAATGACCCTAATTCAACTTTGCTAGGAACTCAATTTGACTCCACGGGAacgtttcttgatttctatgaggcTGGAGATGTTGGTCACCTTTTTTGAGGGTACGTTGACATTTCTGGATTGCAGTGATAGAAGTAAACAAAGAGAACTCGAGATTGATATATAACAGCTGATAACAGCCGATAAGGAAAAGGTGTATTGGTGGATTAGATAGATTCATGTGTTGCACTATTCTCATTcaaagacgagagagagagagagagagagagagagagagatgcatagATAGATATGCCATCATACATGGGAATGAATACGAGGAAAGATACTTGAAGTTTCGGAGGAATAAGGGATCGGACATGGTACAATAAGAATGTTCCAAGGACTTACTCAATCTAGGCATAAAGAGATCGAAGACTGAGAGAAACACGCAGTAACCATTACATAagatgagaagagagagagagagagagagagagagagagagagagaattactGCATGAGAGTTCGTGAGCGAGCGAAGGACTTGCAGCTTCTCATGCAGAGCGGCTCTGTTGTGCTCCCTCGATACCATCTTTCTCTCTCGCTACACACACACAGAGGCTTGAAGAGAGGAGGACGGAGGGAGTTCCACGCACATGAGACTCACTGCCCTCCGTGTTCTAAATATAAGACAAAAAGAGGTAGTGAACTCCCTAAATCGCCCTTCGTCTACAAAACCAATACAGTAGTAGTTGACGCATCCTTACAGTAATAAGATAGATCATGAATTCTATACGGCCAAGCAGCGTGTCCAAATCAATAATCCAATCCCACAGATCTTACAACCCTACAGATCATCCTCTTCCCGGGAAACCAACAACATCGATACCCCATTTTGAAGGCTCACAGATGCTGCCATACATGGGTGTATGACACCAACATCGAGTCCCTCCCGTCCCCATTACCCCACAGAACTGTTGCTTACGATAAAATGGCTACTGTGTTCCGCTGCGAGTGAGACAACGGCAGCAAATTATTATTGTCATGACGATGAGCAGCCATCCACAGCAGACCCCTGCGAGCTCGCCATTCTATACGGATACAGGAAGGGCGAGGAATCTGCTCGTGATCGGGGCGCCATGGAAAGCAGCGAAGGCATCGAGGAGGAGCTGTCTGTGAGCGGGCAATGCGTGAGACAGGGTGTGGGGCTGCATGGAGCGGCCGGGTTGAGGgaggagagacagagagagagaggggggggggagaatGAGCTGTGGTCGAATGCCTCCAAATCCCCCTCACGGGGAAGATTTCACCGCCACAAGCTTTTGTCCATTTCCGCCTCGTCTCCCCCCACCCAGATCTGTCCATCTCCATCTCCCAAGGAGGCAATCGGTCGAGCAAACGAGACTTGTGATGCCGATTTATCTCTGCTAATATACTCATTCGAGTTGCATCGATGAAGCCTAACTCCAATGTCTGCATTCAACACTGTTAAGGTTCTTTTTGATTGCGGAATTATTGGTGTTCGATAACACACAAACCTCCAGTCAGATGCATGTCTCATCACAGGTTCATTCATGGAGAGACATCCATTAGTTCATCGAAGGACATCCATAAACCCTAAAAGGGACAGTAAACATGAACACAGTTCGAATATTCTTGTGGTCTCGGGATTTGCATACTGAATCTTCTACTTGCACTGAACTCTATACATACTTTCAACATGATatcgatttatatatatatatatatatatatatatatatatatatatataatcccatCTTAATTGCAACTGATGCTTAATCTACTAATATTTATGACAGTGTTAACTGCATGTCAAAAAGCCACACTGAGGGCTTCCTGTCATGCTCTCTCGTGAACACATCCGTAGAGGCTCCTTTACATCTCTGACAACTCGTGACATGGGAAGCACTCCGTCCTCCTTGAAAAGAGTTCGAGGTTGGCTTCGAGCTTTAGCTGTGTCCATGTCTACTAACCCTTCCAATTGCATGGCAGTGTCTCCATTCCCCATGCATGACAGAGCACGTACGACCCCCCCCCTTCACATGTGTGCATCCTTGTCATCGCTATCCAACAACGTAACCATAGGCAGCCAGCAGCGTACACACGCATGTGGCCTCTCTACAGGGTTCCCATCCCTACTGTTAGGGTTTTTCTATCACCCAGTCCTCATCTTCTATGGGGAATGGAAGGAAGCACGACAAGGTTTCGTGTACATGTAGCTGAAGCTGGGCTGCACTTTGATGTACCAACAAAGAGCAGAAGCCATGTTCATGTGGGGAGAATAGCTAATCACCATGCAAGGCATTGGTTACTTCTCATCTTCTTCCAAGTGGTAAGTCTTGCAGGTTGTGTTTGTACTGCTTCGATTCGTGCCACTCCGATGCCTGCCTGTTTCCTCCCTCCCATCCCCAAAGGAAAAGAAGAGGGAACAGAGTGTGTCGTAGTGGTTCTTCACAAGCCCACCGAGATCAGATCAGCCAGCTGTGAGTGAGCGAGCGATGACCAACATCGGTCACCTCGTAACCTGATCTGCAATGTCCTGGAGTGCTCAAAACTCTTGGCATAATACAGAGATGGATGTGGGTGATGCGACTGATGTGAGCTCGCGTGTGCAAGAAGCTTGGATGGAGCTGTGATGGTTTCGAAAGTCGATCGCACGTCACGAGATCGAGCGAGGTTCTCGATGTGGTCTACGTTAGTCCTCAAACGAAAAATATGGACGAAATATTTATAATCGATATTTATTTGGCTAAGTTATTTTCATGCTAACTGTGTCATGTCACATGTCGAGTTTTACTTCGACTAGGGTTGATTAGCTTAGGTTGATGCTCCTACAAGCAACATTTTGGTGGTTGAGGAATCCACGCATGAAGATGATGCCGTATCGAATTCTCTGCTCCATTTGATCTTCACGTATCCacatacaaaacatgcttatatGACATGCACGAAATACTTTGTGGTGGTGTCGGCCCTTTTTCTTTTGGCAGCATCAGTCCTGTAAACACCATCTCTACGGGAAAAGAAGAGCTATCAGCATCTGAGAAGAATGTTTCTTTGAGTTGTGTGAATCTTGCCGGACCCATAATCTGGTGCATTGGTGATAGATAGGTCTCCATCCACTTGCACTAccgcagaggaagaagaagaggagaagagaagagaagagataaAAAGGCTTGTGGTGGTGGCAGCATCACCAGGCACTGCCATGCTTGTCTTCTTGTGCTTTGACACAGTCTCTCGTGACTCTCTACCTTCTTCCTTTGATGCTCTTCTGGCTTCCCCATGCCCATCACAAGACAAACTTCTATCCTACTTCCGATGCAAGAAAAGTTACTCTGAAAGTTCACATCCCCAATTGCATCGGAGAGCATCCATGACGAGATTTAGAGTTAGGCGATGATAAGTTTAATTTCAATTTTTTCACATAAattcaaaattatcttttaattatTTCGATATCATTCGTGGTCCTGACACTAGTCGAGTAGTCGTCATGCTAGTATCACGATAATTCGATCAATCAAGACTCGACACATGAAACTCgttagagaatatttttcaaaagatttcttatttaaaaaatatttcattcatcatCTCATAAATAATCGTTTCTTTGGTATGGTTTAGTAAtaaaaaactctctctctctatatatatatttttgtaagACTTTGAACTAACTTGAGTATCTGAATGACCATATTAGTATACCTTCAGAAGGAATCGATCCTTAAAGATCATACATCTCTCGAAGATACATCACCAACAAATTCTAACACTAacaacaataatatatatatatatatatatatatatatatatatatagcaacacATAATTAgcaacaaataaataaaataggATACAACACCAAAAACATTTCATTGAAGGTTTATTTCGTCAATGAAAACAAGAAGTTGACCCAATAATATCACAGACCGGCCCAACCGGACCAACCGAAATGAGTCGGGTTCCTTATGGACCAATCGGGTCAATATATTGCCAGGGATTGATCTGTAAATTTATGAGGACCTGATCGTAAAGTGTTCATCCTTAATTGAATAGGATGATCTATCTACCATTCGATTCTTCATACAACCTGAATTAGTAGAACTATGGTGGCTAATTGTTGAACGACACAATCCTCGATAACATACTTATCGTTGCATATTGCAGGTTTTCGAAAGTTGTCATAgtcatttaatgatgcataagatTATCCCATGAACATATTGCTTGATGTTTGTAAGACATCAGTAGAGTATGGGAAGTTGGATATCCTTTTGTGATCGTATGTTGCAGCATTCATGCTTATATCTTGTTGTCATTTGATGTCATCCAATGGTCTGTCATGAGCAGGAAAATTTTAGTGTAGATTGGTGGTGAGGATAGAAGTACTGCTGAGTAAGCTGCTGTTGGAATTCATCTGTATGTGTTCTATCGGCATAGTGAAAGCTTCTGTGAAGGCACTGAACTGTTCTGGGGTCTCCAAAAATGCCCACTATGTATGTTCTGATCATGCTGATGAATCATCAAATGTAGCTCATTGGGTGAACGAGTCTTTGGTTGAGGTGTCACGACCACCATCGGCACAGCTTGAAGAAGGACACTGAGTGAGTCGAGAGTTCACTACTCCACCCAGCATGCAGTCACCATCTTCCTTGGTAGGACAGCGGTCATGCTGTGTCGAGGAAGAGCATACGGCCAGTGTCATCACAGTCATCAGGATAAGGTTGCCTGCCAAACACTGGTACCAATCAACTAACTAATGGAGTTCTTAATGGCATTGGACTGTCGCTTGAAGTGTGGCCTAAAAAAGAGTTGTATGGAGTATGATTGTGTCGATGATGGGTACAAGAAAGGTTGTATATTGGATGGTGATGCGTGCAGTGAAGTCTGCAGCTCGCAGCTCGCAGCAGAGAGATGACAAGTGGCCATAAACGACGGTGAGGCATGGCCTGATGCTGCTGAGCTTTTGGCTGCCGGCTTTAGGTAGGAGACATGGTGATTGGCCTTTAGCTAGCAATCGGCAATGTGGTTTAGGATGCAATTGCTTCCTCATTCATCGATCATGTTGCGTCCACATACACTGCATCTGCTTGAGCCTTCGGTGACGCAACACATGAATGGAAGACAAAAACGAAAGCATCACTTTGAGTTAACCTAAAGTAATTAAGATAACCTCCTTTTATTatcttcaaaacctaagaatattattattattattattattattattattttttgatactTTAATTATTTCATTCAACATTATACTTTTATGAATTTTAGGTAAGTGATATAGAGAAAATGATGCATGAGTTCTTAGCATCATTCCTAACCCTAATTCAACATCTATCTGAAAAAGATCCACTAAATATATTTTGCTCTATctgaagaaaggaaaagaaagaaaaaaaaactcaatataaaccattattCTTTAAATGTGATCGACACCAACTCACATTATGCATGAAAAGAAAGAAGTACCAACTGGATGAAATGGATGTGATACCAGTGGCATGGACTCTGCCTGCACTCATCAGATGAAGACAATGAATGGATCATGCTTGGCTTAGCTCAGCTCGTACCTTCCTTGGCCATTGGTGCAGGCATCAACAATGGGGGACATGATTAATTATGCTGACAAGATTTGAATTTTTGTTGCATGAAATCATATTATAAGAGTGAAGGTGGATTGGATCGTGAGACCTCCAATATAGAGAACATGTAGCTTTTCATGTGGGTGGAGCTGAGGAAGACACATCATGCAGAAGAATTAAGCTTGCTTTTAGGCATGAGTGTGGCTTACACAAACTTTAATGTCATTGTGGATTATCATATGATGAAGATGAGAAATTAAAACCAGCCTTATCATCTTCTCAAGACAAATAGGGTTTGAGGGACAAAGTAAAAGAGGGATGTGGATGCCACAAGGCTGCCCAATTTGATTTGAGATTTGGTGCATCAAGCAGTTCCATAAAGTTGAGATTGTGGAGTTTAGGTTAGATTTGTTTGGTTGGCTGATATCAACATCAATACATTTGAACTTTGGACAGTGATTGGGATTTTAAAgggttttttgttttattttttctaataatttttttattacattGAGTGATGTATAATTCGAATAAGAGGCATATCACTTGTACGATAATGTATTAATCAAAGACCTCTTAGAACTTACAAATGAAATTAGTCGAATTCGGTTTAATTACTAATCGATATTTACCTATCCGAGCAAAAAATTAACATTGGAttatatgaaatttatatttataatttataatttttttttttttttatactggACAATACGGATTAGCTTTGAGATTGGTTTTACGTAATGATTGTGGCTATAATTAGATTTGAGATTGGTTATACGTAATAAGCATGCAGTGTATACGAGTGGCAAAATCGTATAGTAAACCCAAATATTAGCTTCCTATTCTTCCGCTTTCTATATATGAACGCCTCATCGTCGCCTGCCACGTTCAGTGAAAGAGAGGGACACACCGGAGCTCGTCTTCTTGCCCAAGACAACCTCcagtgagagtgagagagagagagggtttgaGGTCAGGTCAGGCCATGCAGCGGCTTCTTGTCCGAAGGCTCTCCTCGGTGGCCACTCAGGGGAGGAGAGGATGCAGCTCCTCCCGTTCGACCGCCGCCGAGATCAATGATGGCGCCGACGCCGTGGTCCCTGAAATTCCTCCGTTCGACTACGCTCCTCCCCGATACGACGGCCCCCGGGCGGCCGAGATCTTGAGGAAGCGGTCCGAGTACCTCAGCCCCTCCATGTTCTACTTCTACAAGAAGCCTGTGGGTGTTCGTCAACCATTGTATACGCTCGTTCTTGGCAGATCAAAATCCACCAATATAGTTTGACTTTTTCTATGCATGCATGGATTTCCTCTTGGATTTTGTTGCTGCCATTCTTTGCTACGTGCAGCCATTCTTCCTCGATGATTCTTGACACGTGTTGTGTTCTTCCGCAGCTGAACATCGTGGACGGGAAGATGCAGTACCTGTTCGACCAGGACGGGCGGCGTTACCTCGACGCTTTCGCCGGCATCGCCACCGTGTGCTGCGGCCATTGCCACCCCGACGTCGTCGACGCCGTCGTCCGCCAGACCAGCCGTCTGCAGCACTCCACCGTCGTGTATCTGAACCACGCCATCGCTGATTTCGCAGAAGCTTTAGCTTCCAAGCTCCCCGGAGATCTCAAGGTCTGCAACGCTACTCGAACTCCACAACGAAGCAGTCTTGAATGCTTAACCCGAGTGTAGTCTTCAGGTCGTCTTCTTCACCAACTCCGGCACCGAAGCGAACGAGCTCGCGCTGCTGATAACTCGCCTGTACACCGGTTGCCATGACATCGTATCAGTAAGGAATGCGTACCATGGGAATGCAGCTGGAACAATGGGGACTACGGCTCAATATAACTGGAAGTTCAATGTCATGCAGGTCCATTTCCACCAACATACATCAACAAAAGATCATCTTTAATGTACAAGAAATCACAGAATCTGATGCAAATTGATGCTTACTCTAACATCCTGCTTCTTCGATGTTCCACCGCCAGAGTGGAGTGCATCATGCGATGAATCCAGACCCATACAGAGGAGCCTTTGGGTCGGATGGAGAGAAGTATGCCAGAGATGTGCAAGAAATCATCGAATTCGGGACGTCTGGTCAGGTCGCAGGTTTCATTTCTGAATCCATACAGGTATAAGACATCATTCTGATGGTGATATCTGCATGTGGTATGCTCATGATGCTGACTCCAAATTGAGGCAGGGTGTGGGTGGGGTAGTGGAACTAGCACCAGGTTACTTGCCTGCTGTGTACGAGAGCATAAGGAAAGCTGGTGGCCTCTGCATAGCAGACGAAGTGCAGTCAGGATTTGCACGCACTGGGAGTCACTTCTGGGGATTTGAGGCCCATGGGATTGCACCTGACATTGTGACAATGGCAAAGGTTAATACTCTTGGCAATATAATTTTGTTGATTTGGTGTATGCAAGTACTACGAACAGTCCTAAGGACACTTAGGATAGAATGTTTGGTTCCAAAGACGATATTGCTGAAATCTAATTGtagttgttctcttttgcaaacaCCAGACAATATTTCATAGGAGTACAACAAAGGAGAAATACTAAATAACAAAAGATTAGATGCAATAAAGATTCTTGGTTATAGGAGCGTACAAATTTTCACATTGGTAGTTCAGctcaaaaagaagagaatgagAACATTCAGTGATCAGATTTCTTTGAGGTCAAAAGATGATACTAAGAATGCTAGTTGGAGTTTTGTTCTACATGCATATAAAAAGGCAACATCTCCTGAGCACTGGTTTTCTAAAAGATTCTTGGTCTCGGTCTCGTATGAGCCACTGAAAACTAAGGTAACACCAGACGGCACATTGGTTGGTCACATCTTCTGGCTAACCAATTGCTGCACTTAGTCCTCAAATTTGTTGTCTAAAATGTACCATTGCTACGAAAGAGACAATTGGAAACCAATGCATGCAGAGAATGAAGGCATGCAGATGACTCTTCTTGAATGCAATATGTGGTTTCTCTCTTATTCTTCTGTTCCCAATATTTAGCAATTGTGCACTCCTCACAATTCCAATGGTTTCTAGGGTATTGGGAACGGAATTCCTCTTGGTGCAGTTGTCACAACACCAGAAATAGCCCAAGTCTTGACTCGTCGGAACTACTTCAACACCTTCGGTGGCAACCCCGTGTGCACCGCTGGAGGGCTTGCTGTTCTTAGAGTTCTTGAGAAAGAAAATCTTCAACACAACGCATTGCTCGTTGGTTCCTACCTCAAAGACCGACTCAAAGCCCTACAACAAAAGCACGAAAGTAACCCTTATGCTACTCCCTACCTCTGTTTTGGATTCAGTATTCATCTGAAGCTGAAGCGACTATATCTTGAAGCTATTGATTGGTTTCTGTAGTCATAGGCGATGTCAGAGGAAGGGGGATGATGCTCGGAGTTGAACTGGTCACCGATCGCAAGCAGAAAACCCCAGCACGAACTGAGATCTCACATGCCATGGATCAGATGAAAGGTGACACATTCCTCCACTCATCACATGCTGTGGTATCTTATAACAGTCATGACTCATGATCATGATCCAAAATGACTTCAAGTCTATAATGTTATGTCTGAGTCTATCTTAAGCAATCTGGATTTCTGCAGATATGGGAGTGTTGGTGGGCAAAGGAGGGTTTTATGGCAATGTGTTCAGAATAACTCCGCCTCTCTGCTTCACCAAAGAAGATGCCGGTGAGCTTGAGATTGCCTATGTAGCTCCCTACTCTTTTTTGCTGCTAGTGATTGATCTGTTGCTTTGGGCCTTCCTTTTGCAGACTTCTTCACTGAAGTGATGGATATTGCATTATCAAAGCTCTGAGATCTACAGATTCTAGGCTTATGGTTTTAACTATCCTCAGATATTAGCAATAATGTCTCTGTTGCAGGGCATGCTAGGTTGATTTGTGTTGTTGAGGGAAGGGATTTTAATGGCTCTGGTGGTATGTAAATAATCCtcactctctccctctctccctccaGCTATGGTGGAATGTTTTCCTGTTTCTGATCTAGAGGCACATGAAAGTCCAATATATATCTGGTGGATTCAAGCCTTATTATGTACCTATTAATTTATGGATCAGATTTCATATGGTAACTTAACCTATTGTGAATGAACTTAAGCTACATGATGAATATAGCTGGCATGAGAAATTATCTGAAAGAAAAATAAACAGTAAAAAGAAGGCATCCGCTGTCTGACTGAATATAGCTGGTCTGACCTTTTTATTGTTTCAAGCAGCTAATGATTCCATTTACTTCATTAGCATTGATGTTTCTACATTGTGTTTACTAGATTGTACAAGAAAAATTATATCACCTAACAATCTAcactaacaacaacaacaaaatcgtaag is from Musa acuminata AAA Group cultivar baxijiao chromosome BXJ1-6, Cavendish_Baxijiao_AAA, whole genome shotgun sequence and encodes:
- the LOC135677196 gene encoding transcription factor SCREAM2-like; this translates as MVSREHNRAALHEKLQVLRSLTNSHALRKSSIILDASKYIKELKQKIQRLNQEIESAHSIVHDNPLPSVTVETLKKGFLINVFSEKSCPGLLVAVLEAIESLGLSVVEAKASCTNAFLLELFGREGESVDAQVVKAAVLHAVESFHGSSEAA
- the LOC103989682 gene encoding alanine--glyoxylate aminotransferase 2 homolog 3, mitochondrial — translated: MQRLLVRRLSSVATQGRRGCSSSRSTAAEINDGADAVVPEIPPFDYAPPRYDGPRAAEILRKRSEYLSPSMFYFYKKPLNIVDGKMQYLFDQDGRRYLDAFAGIATVCCGHCHPDVVDAVVRQTSRLQHSTVVYLNHAIADFAEALASKLPGDLKVVFFTNSGTEANELALLITRLYTGCHDIVSVRNAYHGNAAGTMGTTAQYNWKFNVMQSGVHHAMNPDPYRGAFGSDGEKYARDVQEIIEFGTSGQVAGFISESIQGVGGVVELAPGYLPAVYESIRKAGGLCIADEVQSGFARTGSHFWGFEAHGIAPDIVTMAKGIGNGIPLGAVVTTPEIAQVLTRRNYFNTFGGNPVCTAGGLAVLRVLEKENLQHNALLVGSYLKDRLKALQQKHEIIGDVRGRGMMLGVELVTDRKQKTPARTEISHAMDQMKDMGVLVGKGGFYGNVFRITPPLCFTKEDADFFTEVMDIALSKL